One Spiroplasma sp. NBRC 100390 DNA window includes the following coding sequences:
- the guaA gene encoding glutamine-hydrolyzing GMP synthase yields MKTENKIIILDFGSQYTQLIARRIRDLEVYCEVWPYNTPLEKIKATPMKGIILSGGPASVYADDAFLIDSELLQLDLPILGICYGMQLISHLFGGKVQRAAKQEFGFSELVIDDQHDLFANVPVKSQVWMSHADHIEMMPTDFVQIAHSANSVSAIRHKTKKIYGLQFHPEVTHTLIGQQLLKNFVFKICKCESDWKISEFITMSITEIKTKVGTDNVVLAISGGVDSSVCAVLLHRAIGQQLTCIFVDTGLLRQDSGWNDLQKFQKQFGLNILRIDAKERFLTALKGVNNPEQKRKIIGNLFIEIFNEEAQKIKNVKWLGQGTIYPDVIESVSVKGPSATIKSHHNVGGLPKDLPFQLIEPLRELFKDEVRKTGEALGIDHKFVYKHPFPGPGLAVRIIGEITSEKVTLLQAADQIFIDELYNFNLYDQVAQAFVVLLPVQSVGVMGDVRTYGYTAVVRSVDTTDFMTANWSRLPFELLEKVSSRIVSEVHGINRVTYDITSKPPGTIEWE; encoded by the coding sequence ATGAAAACAGAAAATAAAATTATTATCTTAGATTTTGGGTCGCAATATACGCAACTAATTGCCCGTCGAATTCGTGATTTAGAAGTATATTGTGAGGTGTGACCATATAATACACCATTAGAAAAAATCAAAGCAACTCCAATGAAAGGAATTATTTTATCAGGTGGTCCTGCTTCAGTTTATGCTGATGATGCCTTTTTAATTGATTCAGAATTACTTCAGTTGGATTTACCAATTTTGGGAATTTGTTATGGGATGCAGTTAATTAGTCATTTGTTTGGTGGAAAAGTTCAACGAGCAGCAAAACAAGAGTTTGGTTTTTCAGAATTAGTTATTGATGATCAACATGATTTATTTGCTAATGTTCCAGTTAAATCACAAGTATGAATGAGTCATGCTGATCACATTGAAATGATGCCAACAGATTTTGTTCAAATTGCCCATAGTGCAAATTCAGTTAGTGCAATTAGACATAAAACCAAAAAAATTTATGGGTTACAATTTCATCCTGAAGTAACTCATACTTTAATTGGTCAACAATTATTAAAAAATTTTGTTTTTAAAATTTGTAAATGTGAATCAGATTGAAAAATTTCAGAATTTATTACTATGTCAATAACTGAAATTAAAACCAAAGTTGGGACTGACAATGTTGTTTTAGCAATATCGGGAGGGGTTGATTCTAGTGTTTGTGCTGTTTTATTACATCGGGCAATTGGTCAACAACTAACTTGCATTTTTGTTGACACGGGATTATTACGCCAAGATAGTGGTTGAAATGATTTACAAAAGTTTCAAAAACAATTTGGTTTAAATATTTTAAGAATCGATGCTAAAGAAAGATTTTTAACAGCGTTAAAAGGAGTTAATAACCCGGAACAAAAACGAAAAATTATTGGAAACTTGTTTATTGAAATTTTTAATGAAGAAGCCCAAAAAATTAAAAATGTTAAATGATTAGGACAAGGAACGATTTATCCCGATGTCATTGAATCGGTATCAGTGAAAGGACCTTCAGCAACAATTAAATCGCATCATAATGTTGGGGGATTACCAAAAGATTTGCCTTTTCAATTAATTGAGCCATTACGTGAGTTATTTAAAGATGAAGTTCGTAAAACTGGGGAAGCATTAGGGATTGACCACAAATTTGTTTACAAACATCCTTTTCCGGGACCAGGTTTAGCGGTTCGTATTATTGGGGAAATTACATCCGAAAAAGTAACATTATTACAAGCAGCTGATCAAATTTTTATTGATGAATTATATAATTTTAATTTATATGATCAAGTTGCCCAAGCCTTTGTTGTTTTATTGCCAGTTCAATCAGTTGGGGTAATGGGGGATGTGCGAACATATGGTTATACTGCTGTTGTACGAAGTGTTGACACAACTGATTTTATGACAGCAAATTGAAGTCGATTACCGTTTGAATTGTTAGAAAAAGTTTCGTCACGAATTGTTAGTGAGGTTCATGGTATTAATCGTGTAACTTATGATATTACTTCAAAACCGCCAGGAACAATTGAATGAGAGTAG
- the pstA gene encoding phosphate ABC transporter permease PstA, with amino-acid sequence MANKDVKEVITADKKPMREKMRMLRIRFANNFRGRKQLIDFGSKIIIYSFAILTILILLTLVGFIIYKSIYFFQHYPGGFWGFLSGQTWNANNNQFGIWRIIIATFFVLLIALLFAIPLTIFSSLYISEYLSPTLKRRVIGIIQLLAGIPSVVFGLFALAILGPLFMLMGAPSTSNLLVTSITLAFMGLPIMISLSINALENVPDSYRFGSLALGLSKTHTTYRIVLRSAWFKIITAIMMGVARIIGETMAVMMIAGNAPDGLKVGNGFLNFIFSSIATLASTIGLEMLENSGPMHESALYAIGLVLFIIVCIINIFIISSQAFNKRKRNYHTRKTTKSLRLSKSYNGNKINKLFYERIEKTRGIKKFKDGLGMFFLISSTVIVVSFTLIILITIIWKGLFGMVWRDLISTSTFDGSAGILSTFLVTLLLVICSMIFAVPLGLMVAIYLNEYARQSSVFAKAVRFAIDVLSSTPSIIYGTFGLAFFIGVCRLPLSVLASGLTLTIVILPIMIRSIEEALAGVENSMRNASLALGANKTATTLKVVLPNAMPGIVTAIILAIGRVIGESAPVYLTLGTAVRLPIAGFMSPGASMTTQILMLSKEGATADAMRIMFELAFAIMVLIWLSNSFAHILGKKFAPNYVKIGFKQKWKMRINSLKFFFSRENYLHQKENVNNFWKKFVPKKKQAAKKDKDDKKGEQ; translated from the coding sequence ATGGCAAATAAAGATGTTAAAGAAGTTATCACAGCAGATAAAAAACCAATGCGGGAAAAAATGCGTATGTTACGCATTCGTTTTGCCAATAATTTTCGTGGCCGAAAACAGCTGATTGATTTTGGGTCTAAAATTATTATTTATAGTTTTGCGATTTTAACAATTTTAATTTTATTAACTTTAGTTGGCTTTATTATTTATAAATCAATTTATTTCTTCCAGCATTATCCTGGTGGTTTTTGAGGATTTTTATCGGGTCAAACATGAAATGCTAATAATAATCAATTTGGAATTTGACGAATTATTATTGCAACTTTCTTTGTTTTGTTAATTGCTTTACTTTTTGCAATTCCGTTAACAATTTTTTCTTCGTTATATATTTCAGAATATTTAAGTCCAACCCTTAAACGCCGTGTAATAGGAATTATTCAATTACTGGCAGGAATTCCTTCGGTTGTTTTCGGGTTATTTGCCTTGGCTATTTTGGGACCATTATTTATGTTAATGGGAGCACCATCAACATCAAACTTGTTGGTGACATCAATTACATTAGCATTTATGGGTTTACCAATTATGATTTCTTTATCAATAAATGCGTTAGAAAATGTTCCTGATTCATATCGTTTTGGGTCATTGGCATTAGGATTAAGTAAAACCCATACTACTTATCGAATTGTGTTACGATCAGCATGGTTTAAAATTATTACAGCCATTATGATGGGGGTTGCACGAATTATTGGAGAAACAATGGCTGTTATGATGATTGCTGGAAATGCACCTGATGGATTAAAAGTTGGGAATGGTTTTCTTAATTTTATTTTTTCATCAATTGCAACATTAGCTTCAACTATTGGGTTAGAAATGTTAGAAAATTCTGGGCCAATGCATGAGTCAGCTTTATATGCTATTGGGTTAGTTTTGTTCATCATTGTTTGTATTATTAATATTTTCATTATTTCATCACAAGCGTTTAATAAACGTAAACGAAATTATCATACTCGTAAAACAACAAAAAGTTTGCGTTTAAGCAAATCATATAATGGTAATAAAATTAATAAATTATTTTATGAACGAATTGAAAAAACACGAGGAATTAAAAAATTTAAAGATGGTTTAGGAATGTTCTTTTTAATCTCATCAACAGTAATTGTTGTATCCTTCACCTTAATTATTTTAATTACTATTATCTGAAAAGGACTATTTGGAATGGTTTGGCGAGACTTAATTTCTACATCAACATTTGATGGTAGTGCTGGGATTCTTTCAACCTTTCTTGTTACTTTGTTATTAGTTATCTGTTCAATGATATTTGCTGTGCCGTTAGGTTTAATGGTTGCCATCTATTTAAATGAATATGCTCGTCAAAGTAGTGTTTTTGCTAAAGCAGTACGCTTTGCAATTGATGTTTTATCATCAACACCAAGTATTATTTATGGAACATTTGGATTAGCATTTTTTATTGGTGTTTGTCGGTTGCCGTTATCGGTTTTAGCATCAGGATTAACTTTAACAATTGTTATTCTACCAATTATGATTCGTAGTATTGAAGAAGCTTTAGCGGGCGTTGAAAATTCAATGCGAAATGCTTCGTTAGCGCTAGGCGCAAATAAAACAGCAACAACCTTAAAAGTTGTTTTGCCAAATGCAATGCCAGGAATTGTAACAGCAATTATTTTGGCAATTGGGCGAGTAATTGGGGAATCAGCACCAGTTTATTTAACATTAGGAACGGCTGTCCGCTTGCCAATTGCAGGGTTTATGTCGCCAGGAGCAAGTATGACAACTCAAATTTTAATGTTATCCAAAGAAGGAGCAACTGCTGATGCGATGCGAATTATGTTTGAATTAGCTTTTGCAATTATGGTGTTAATTTGATTATCAAATAGTTTTGCTCATATTTTAGGGAAAAAATTTGCTCCAAATTATGTTAAAATTGGATTTAAGCAGAAGTGAAAAATGCGAATTAATAGTTTGAAATTTTTCTTTTCAAGGGAAAACTATCTCCATCAAAAAGAGAACGTTAATAATTTTTGAAAGAAATTTGTCCCTAAGAAAAAACAAGCAGCAAAAAAAGACAAAGATGATAAGAAGGGAGAACAATAA
- the ptsS gene encoding phosphate ABC transporter substrate-binding protein, translating to MKPNESTKAVSKKKEKKNFFKTLVGEISNHKMITLIGFVLVLVISIVIWTVASASNVIVAGGSTSVAQVMANITEQYKRDKKTDILYNSLGSAAALVGVKGEAYAFGFLSKDVNSTPTQGDNHANAQQLWEDYQISRFVFARDYIVLFYHLPTGCQIDPKQHSLQFKSFYGGEGTELIRRIYTDPNFTWQQAFGSQLACSSGSNKFYTLTREAGSGTRDFFESAVIQTKNYDTNQVAASNGAMYQAVSTTPGSIGFISFSYLKTIIADNRLGTQSIASVIGKNTTVPELPYKIVDENLEFNPAYSLTRPFTGIINYRGSQFDRALAFIAWMLDPLPYAKTKKYLRNGQVNPYYDPNFKLSAHDAAYWYIEEGEEPLTFDDIFFRKYNNNTEFAKSGKTTPDEKVPWNFKTNYSSIWDTILQKFPGTYQAYPGYEYNGLEN from the coding sequence ATGAAGCCAAACGAATCTACTAAAGCTGTTTCAAAAAAGAAAGAAAAGAAGAATTTCTTTAAAACTTTAGTAGGAGAGATTAGCAACCATAAAATGATTACTTTAATTGGTTTTGTTTTAGTGTTAGTAATATCAATTGTTATTTGAACAGTTGCTTCTGCGAGTAACGTTATTGTTGCGGGGGGAAGTACCTCTGTTGCACAAGTGATGGCAAATATTACTGAACAATATAAACGTGATAAAAAAACAGACATTTTATATAATTCATTAGGAAGTGCAGCTGCCTTAGTTGGGGTTAAAGGTGAGGCTTATGCTTTTGGCTTTTTATCAAAAGATGTTAATTCAACGCCAACCCAAGGCGATAATCATGCTAATGCACAACAATTATGAGAAGACTATCAAATATCTCGTTTTGTATTTGCCCGTGATTATATTGTATTGTTTTATCATTTACCAACTGGTTGTCAAATTGATCCTAAGCAACACTCATTACAATTTAAAAGTTTTTATGGCGGAGAAGGAACAGAATTAATTCGTCGAATTTATACTGACCCTAACTTCACTTGACAACAAGCTTTTGGTTCACAATTAGCTTGTAGTAGTGGCAGCAATAAGTTTTATACTTTAACACGAGAAGCAGGAAGTGGAACAAGAGATTTCTTTGAGTCAGCAGTAATCCAAACCAAAAACTATGATACAAATCAAGTTGCGGCTTCAAACGGAGCAATGTATCAAGCCGTTTCAACTACACCAGGATCGATTGGTTTTATTTCATTTTCCTATCTTAAAACAATTATTGCTGATAACCGTCTTGGAACACAATCAATTGCTAGTGTAATTGGAAAAAATACAACCGTACCTGAATTACCATATAAAATTGTTGATGAAAACTTAGAATTTAATCCGGCGTATTCTTTAACGCGACCATTTACCGGAATTATTAATTATCGTGGGTCGCAATTTGACCGAGCATTAGCTTTTATTGCTTGAATGTTAGATCCGTTGCCATATGCAAAAACAAAAAAATATTTGCGTAATGGGCAAGTTAATCCGTATTATGACCCAAATTTTAAATTAAGTGCTCATGATGCAGCATATTGATATATTGAAGAGGGAGAAGAACCGTTAACATTTGATGATATTTTCTTTCGAAAATATAATAATAATACAGAATTTGCAAAAAGCGGGAAAACAACACCTGATGAAAAAGTACCTTGGAATTTTAAAACAAACTATAGTAGTATTTGAGATACTATTTTACAAAAATTCCCTGGTACATATCAGGCGTATCCTGGTTATGAATATAACGGATTGGAGAACTAA
- a CDS encoding uracil-xanthine permease family protein, giving the protein MEKEQITSIDNNVKLLLAPHERPKSFLQWSILSLQHVFAMFGSTVLVPLIINQTAGVEVMNISMALFCSGVGTLIYIAITAAKVPMYLGSSFAYMGAMGVCYPLYGNAIFIAVMMVGVIYITFGVLVYFIGNKFLERLLPAVIVGPLIIIIGMSVAPSAINNAGFNPTAWKESYSHWIGIGIAVFTFLVTAIISLKCKGFAKVVPVIIGVVMGYLLCVILHFAIGTQYHILDTSKISDPSQWQWYPSFKKIWDLKANNIGPAILAISPLAIIAIAEHIGDHISMGQMTGKNFVKDPGMHRTLVADGVSIIFDGLIGGPANTTYGENASVVGMTRIASVWVTGLAALFAIVLSFIAPVNQLVQMLPGPVMGGISMIMFGLIATNGIRVLINNRIDYTNMKNVFVTAIMLVLGLGGAIFNFNIGSGNLQFTGVALAAFVGIFLNLLLPDHQNNGFLWWEKIKLIIKKKKEQRSIKIKQKNKQKEKITQDQKANKNKKFDKEKE; this is encoded by the coding sequence ATGGAGAAAGAACAAATTACAAGTATTGATAATAATGTTAAATTATTATTAGCACCACATGAACGGCCAAAAAGTTTTTTACAATGATCAATTTTATCATTACAACATGTTTTTGCAATGTTTGGTTCCACGGTATTAGTACCCCTGATTATTAACCAAACGGCAGGTGTTGAGGTTATGAATATTTCAATGGCCTTATTTTGTTCAGGGGTTGGAACATTAATTTACATTGCTATTACAGCAGCAAAAGTACCAATGTATTTAGGAAGTTCCTTTGCTTATATGGGGGCAATGGGAGTTTGTTATCCGCTATATGGCAATGCAATTTTTATTGCTGTTATGATGGTTGGAGTTATTTATATTACATTTGGAGTTTTAGTATACTTTATTGGTAATAAATTTTTAGAGCGACTATTACCAGCAGTTATTGTTGGACCATTAATCATTATTATTGGAATGTCAGTTGCTCCGAGTGCTATTAATAATGCTGGATTTAATCCAACGGCTTGAAAAGAAAGTTATTCACATTGAATCGGGATTGGAATTGCAGTTTTTACTTTTTTAGTAACAGCAATTATTTCCTTAAAATGTAAAGGATTTGCAAAAGTAGTGCCAGTTATTATTGGTGTTGTGATGGGTTATTTATTGTGTGTTATCTTACATTTTGCAATTGGAACCCAATATCATATTTTAGACACTTCAAAAATTAGTGACCCAAGTCAATGACAATGATATCCTTCTTTTAAAAAGATTTGAGATTTAAAAGCAAATAATATTGGACCAGCAATTTTAGCAATTAGTCCCTTGGCAATTATTGCCATTGCTGAACATATTGGTGATCATATTAGTATGGGTCAAATGACAGGTAAGAATTTTGTTAAAGATCCTGGAATGCATCGAACATTAGTTGCCGATGGAGTTTCAATTATTTTTGATGGATTAATTGGAGGGCCCGCAAACACAACTTATGGTGAAAATGCATCAGTTGTTGGAATGACAAGAATTGCTTCCGTGTGAGTAACGGGTTTAGCGGCGCTGTTTGCGATAGTATTATCTTTTATTGCTCCCGTTAATCAGTTGGTACAGATGTTACCAGGTCCAGTTATGGGCGGGATTAGTATGATTATGTTTGGATTAATTGCTACGAATGGAATTCGTGTTTTAATTAATAATCGGATTGATTATACAAATATGAAAAATGTTTTTGTAACAGCAATTATGTTAGTTTTAGGATTGGGCGGAGCAATTTTTAATTTTAATATTGGTAGTGGTAATTTACAATTTACGGGTGTTGCTTTAGCTGCTTTTGTTGGAATTTTCTTAAATTTACTGTTGCCAGATCATCAAAATAATGGTTTTTTATGGTGAGAAAAGATTAAACTAATTATTAAAAAGAAAAAAGAACAACGCTCAATCAAAATAAAACAAAAAAATAAACAAAAAGAAAAAATAACCCAAGACCAAAAAGCAAACAAAAATAAGAAGTTTGATAAGGAAAAGGAATAA
- a CDS encoding serine protease produces the protein MKKILVLFTSLAMTSTSTISTIVINNKNNNVKVTNGVDVKNGEFPWYGLINAKGAPITTTGAGGGVLIAPNWLLTAAHVASDFQFAQMPMQITFGIYDTIKPYQPETVYANQYFVYGGIHYDMTKDIALVKLNHPVTDITPIQIASKLQIPQPGQNATVTGFGISGVDSQGHAIWPTHMKKALMPIQDPAIAKDPKYQISNFDQNYDFLGGTITGKRISGALGDSGGPVIQKINNHWVTEGIVSHGVYDWTTPLPNVFTAVGAFSDWIQNIIKNN, from the coding sequence ATGAAAAAGATACTGGTTCTTTTTACTAGTTTAGCAATGACTAGTACAAGTACAATTAGTACAATCGTTATCAATAATAAAAATAATAATGTTAAAGTCACGAATGGTGTTGACGTTAAAAATGGTGAATTCCCATGATATGGTCTTATAAATGCCAAAGGTGCTCCAATTACAACCACTGGTGCAGGTGGTGGTGTTCTAATTGCCCCAAATTGACTTTTAACAGCTGCTCATGTTGCTAGTGATTTTCAATTTGCACAAATGCCAATGCAAATTACCTTTGGTATTTATGATACAATAAAACCTTATCAACCAGAAACAGTATATGCTAATCAATATTTTGTCTATGGTGGTATTCATTATGATATGACAAAAGATATTGCCTTGGTTAAATTAAATCATCCAGTAACTGATATTACACCAATTCAAATTGCAAGTAAGTTGCAAATTCCCCAACCAGGGCAAAATGCAACTGTAACTGGATTTGGAATTAGTGGCGTTGATTCTCAAGGTCATGCAATTTGACCAACACATATGAAAAAAGCTTTAATGCCAATTCAAGATCCAGCAATTGCCAAAGATCCAAAATACCAAATTTCTAATTTTGATCAAAACTATGATTTTTTAGGTGGAACAATTACAGGGAAAAGAATAAGTGGTGCTCTTGGTGATAGTGGTGGTCCTGTGATTCAAAAAATTAATAACCATTGAGTAACAGAGGGAATTGTTAGTCATGGTGTTTATGACTGAACAACACCATTGCCAAATGTTTTTACGGCTGTTGGGGCTTTTAGTGACTGGATTCAAAACATTATTAAAAATAATTAA
- a CDS encoding chromosome segregation protein SMC codes for MLFLKKLEAFGFKSFADPLTVNFDHEMIGIVGPNGSGKSNINDAIRWCLGEQSIKSLRGNNSEDVIFNGSETKSALNMAEVKLTFDNTKRIFAMDYDEIEIIRRVFRGTGENEYFINKQRVRLKDIQDFAMDSGLTKSSLAIISQGNINGFAEAKPLERRALFEEAAGVAKYKRRKLESLKKLERSNENLARLKDILNEIERKLPSLKRQSEKALKYTALKDKLNEIELAVLVKDITFFNDKLLELREQQKTITSTRQEADRELKNNEIEYNELNKENFNLDTKISVLSKEFQSLVSEISDLKVHKIELDNKEVALKMSNNDITITNMLSDYNELTFNLQNEQEKLEILEKQQLEYRTKRNDFNAAQAKLNEDLGSINKTIVRLESDLERAQHKFENQDNLHEGVKNIINNKNVLPGIIGLVQEVINVDDKYEQAIVTALTGRLQDILVKNVDSAKRAILYLKQNRAGRATFIPLDVISPRYLSGDEEFVIKSVPGYLGLGNNLVKTSKEYRIAIDYLLSRYIICNDFDSAQEVGKLTKYRYNIVTLDGEVIRPQGAVSGGSRRAKMTIVNPEKELNEINGKLALKGDEQQGIIQQLSTIRHQLDEVNEIIAESQASIGAAKRQIEIIKHDQMKLQSEYHLLTAKNIDETKLEENQEILNIVDKIQQKELLKTKLEQQLNVARSLKDKQSFNINELNNYISEKRYYVSALQEQISKINTDLSIINVKIQQNLTHLTEEYQMTYDHAKTLELKVIDNEDLIRDEIKQLRSDLTQIGSVNLEAIDEYKEEYERFQFMNNEYNDLYASVKNLLKSIDEMDAIMEEQFDKTIKEVNKNLPSTFEVLFGGGSAKIIYTEPENLLETGVDIKVSPPGKNITNLNLLSGGEKSLVALSVLFAILKVRPIPLVILDEAEAPLDPANVERFAKYIRTFVETTQFIVVTHRVGTMENCDVLYGATMQQKGVTKIVGIKLQQAEEMIKDFENKKA; via the coding sequence GTGTTATTTTTGAAAAAACTGGAGGCTTTTGGATTTAAGTCATTTGCTGACCCATTAACTGTTAATTTTGATCATGAAATGATTGGAATTGTTGGTCCTAATGGGAGTGGAAAATCAAATATTAATGATGCAATTCGTTGATGTTTAGGTGAACAATCAATTAAATCACTTCGCGGAAATAATAGTGAAGATGTTATCTTTAATGGTTCTGAGACAAAATCAGCTTTAAATATGGCAGAAGTGAAATTAACTTTTGATAATACAAAACGGATTTTTGCAATGGATTATGATGAAATTGAAATTATTCGTCGTGTTTTTCGAGGGACAGGAGAAAATGAATATTTTATTAACAAACAACGTGTGCGCTTAAAAGATATTCAAGATTTTGCGATGGATAGTGGTTTAACAAAATCATCATTAGCTATCATTTCGCAAGGAAATATTAATGGTTTTGCAGAAGCAAAACCATTAGAGCGGCGTGCTTTGTTTGAAGAAGCGGCAGGAGTTGCAAAATATAAACGACGCAAATTAGAGTCATTAAAAAAATTAGAACGTTCAAATGAAAATTTGGCTCGTTTAAAAGATATTTTAAATGAAATTGAACGAAAGTTGCCAAGTTTGAAACGACAAAGCGAAAAAGCTTTAAAATATACTGCTTTAAAAGACAAATTGAATGAAATTGAATTAGCAGTTTTAGTTAAAGATATTACTTTTTTTAATGATAAATTACTTGAATTACGTGAACAACAAAAAACAATCACAAGTACCAGACAAGAAGCTGATCGTGAATTAAAAAATAACGAAATTGAATATAATGAATTAAATAAAGAAAATTTTAACTTAGATACAAAAATTAGTGTCTTAAGTAAAGAATTTCAGAGTTTGGTTTCAGAAATTAGTGACTTAAAAGTACATAAAATTGAATTAGATAATAAAGAAGTTGCTTTAAAAATGTCAAATAACGATATTACAATTACTAATATGCTTAGTGATTATAATGAATTAACTTTTAATCTACAAAATGAACAAGAAAAATTAGAGATTTTGGAAAAACAACAACTTGAATATCGCACTAAGCGAAATGATTTTAATGCAGCCCAAGCTAAATTAAATGAAGATTTAGGATCAATTAATAAAACAATTGTGCGTTTAGAGAGCGATTTAGAACGAGCACAACATAAATTTGAAAATCAAGATAATTTACATGAAGGGGTTAAAAATATTATTAATAATAAAAATGTTTTGCCAGGTATTATTGGATTAGTACAAGAAGTAATTAATGTTGATGACAAATATGAACAAGCAATTGTAACAGCTTTAACGGGACGGTTGCAAGACATTTTAGTTAAAAATGTTGATAGTGCGAAACGAGCAATTTTATATTTAAAACAAAATCGTGCTGGACGAGCAACTTTTATCCCATTGGATGTTATTTCACCACGTTATCTTAGCGGTGATGAAGAATTTGTGATTAAGTCAGTACCGGGATATTTGGGACTTGGAAATAATTTAGTTAAAACTAGCAAGGAATATCGTATTGCGATTGATTATTTATTAAGTCGTTATATTATTTGCAATGATTTTGATAGTGCTCAAGAAGTTGGAAAATTAACAAAATATCGTTACAATATTGTTACTTTAGATGGCGAAGTAATTCGCCCCCAAGGTGCTGTTTCGGGTGGGTCGCGCCGTGCCAAAATGACAATCGTGAATCCGGAAAAAGAACTTAATGAGATTAACGGGAAATTAGCACTTAAAGGTGATGAACAACAAGGAATCATCCAACAATTAAGTACAATTCGTCATCAATTGGATGAAGTTAATGAAATTATTGCTGAAAGCCAAGCTTCAATTGGGGCAGCAAAACGGCAAATTGAAATTATTAAACATGATCAGATGAAATTACAAAGTGAATATCATTTGTTGACAGCAAAAAATATTGATGAAACAAAATTAGAAGAAAATCAAGAAATTTTGAATATTGTTGATAAAATTCAACAAAAAGAACTTTTAAAAACAAAATTAGAACAACAATTAAATGTTGCACGTAGTTTAAAAGATAAACAATCATTTAACATTAATGAATTGAATAATTATATTTCAGAAAAACGTTATTATGTTTCCGCGTTACAAGAACAAATTAGTAAAATTAATACTGATTTATCAATTATTAATGTTAAAATTCAACAAAATTTAACACACTTAACAGAAGAATATCAGATGACATATGATCATGCCAAAACATTGGAATTAAAAGTAATTGATAACGAAGACTTAATTCGGGACGAAATTAAACAATTACGAAGTGATTTAACTCAAATTGGTAGTGTTAATTTAGAAGCAATTGATGAATATAAGGAAGAATATGAACGTTTTCAGTTTATGAATAATGAGTATAATGATTTATATGCTTCTGTTAAAAATTTATTAAAGTCAATTGATGAAATGGATGCTATTATGGAAGAACAATTTGACAAAACAATTAAAGAAGTTAATAAGAATTTACCATCAACCTTTGAAGTTTTATTTGGTGGTGGGTCGGCAAAAATTATTTATACTGAACCAGAAAATTTATTAGAGACTGGTGTTGATATTAAAGTATCACCACCCGGGAAAAATATTACTAATTTAAATTTATTATCTGGTGGTGAAAAATCATTAGTTGCATTGTCAGTTTTATTTGCGATTTTAAAAGTCCGTCCAATTCCATTAGTTATTTTAGATGAAGCAGAAGCACCATTGGATCCAGCAAATGTTGAACGTTTTGCTAAATATATTCGTACGTTTGTTGAAACAACACAGTTTATTGTTGTTACTCATCGAGTTGGAACAATGGAAAATTGTGATGTGTTATATGGTGCAACAATGCAACAAAAAGGGGTAACTAAGATTGTAGGAATTAAATTGCAACAAGCAGAGGAAATGATTAAAGATTTTGAAAATAAAAAAGCATAA